Proteins encoded together in one Apteryx mantelli isolate bAptMan1 chromosome 31, bAptMan1.hap1, whole genome shotgun sequence window:
- the LOC106484270 gene encoding uncharacterized protein, which yields MASCQQIRGSSGYGMAGGSSGGSIIISSGSGSGGSSGCCSGGGSGGGSTGSSQKIIVSSGGGGGGSSGCCSGGSSGYGMGGGSSGGSSGSKIIIGGGGSGGSSGGCSGGSSGYGMGGGSSGGSSGGKIIIGGGGSGGSSGCCSGGSSGYGMGGGYSGGSSGSKIIIGGGGSGGSSGCCSGGSSGYGSKIIIGGGGSGGSSGGCSGGSSGYGMGGGYSGGSSGGKIIIGGGGSSGGSSGCCSGGSSGYGMGGGSSGGSSGSKIIIGGGGSGGSAGGCSGGSSGYGMAGGYGGGSGGSGQKIIVSSGGGGGGSFGCCSGGSSGYGMGGGSSGGSSGSKIIIGGGGSGGSSGGCSGGSSGYGMGGGYSGGSSGSKIIIGGGGSGGSSGCCSGGSSGYGMGGGSSGGSSGGKTIIGGGGSSGGSSGGCSGGSSGYGMGGGYGGGSGGSGQKIIVSSGGGGGGSSGCCSGGSSGGSSGGKIIIGGGGSGGSSGCCSGGFSSGSGGSSGHAIIISSGGGSGGSSQSMKQKYPSGIPSIESHQTKQACQWPPSHQK from the exons ATGGCCTCGTGCCAGCAGATCCGGGGATCCTCAGGCTACGGCATGGCAGGAGGATCCAGTGGGGGCTCCATTATCATCTCGTCTGGCAGTGGCAGTGGAGGGTCATCCGGATGCTGCAGTGGGGGTGGATCCGGCGGGGGCAGCACAGGCTCCAGTCAGAAGATCATTGTTAGCTCTGGAGGTGGAGGAGGTGGCTCATCCGGATGCTGCAGCGGAGGATCCTCAGGCTATGGCATGGGAGGAGGATCCAGCGGTGGGTCTTCAGGAAGCAAGATCATAATTGGAGGTGGAGGTAGTGGGGGATCATctgggggctgcagtggaggATCCTCAGGCTATGGCATGGGAGGAGGATCCAGTGGTGGGTCTTCAGGAGGCAAGATCATAATAGGAGGTGGAGGTAGTGGGGGATCATCCGGATGCTGCAGTGGAGGATCCTCAGGCTATGGCATGGGAGGAGGCTACAGTGGTGGGTCTTCAGGAAGCAAGATCATAATTGGAGGTGGAGGTAGTGGGGGATCATCCGGATGCTGCAGCGGAGGATCCTCAGGCTATG GAAGCAAGATCATAATAGGAGGTGGAGGTAGTGGGGGATCATctgggggctgcagtggaggATCCTCAGGCTATGGCATGGGAGGAGGCTACAGTGGTGGGTCTTCAGGAGGCAAGATCATAAtaggaggagggggaagcagTGGGGGATCATCCGGATGCTGCAGCGGAGGATCCTCAGGCTATGGCATGGGAGGAGGATCCAGTGGTGGGTCTTCAGGAAGCAAGATCATAATTGGAGGTGGAGGTAGTGGGGGATCAGCTGGGGGCTGCAGCGGAGGATCCTCAGGCTATGGCATGGCAGGAGGCTATGGTGGTGGCAGTGGGGGATCAGGCCAGAAGATCATTGTGAGCTCTGGAGGTGGCGGAGGTGGCTCATTCGGATGCTGCAGCGGAGGATCCTCAGGCTATGGCATGGGAGGAGGATCCAGCGGTGGGTCTTCAGGAAGCAAGATCATAATAGGAGGTGGAGGTAGTGGGGGATCATctgggggctgcagtggaggATCCTCAGGCTATGGCATGGGGGGAGGCTACAGTGGTGGGTCTTCAGGAAGCAAGATCATAATAGGAGGTGGAGGTAGTGGGGGATCATCCGGATGCTGCAGCGGAGGATCCTCAGGCTATGGCATGGGAGGAGGATCCAGTGGTGGGTCTTCAGGAGGCAAGACCATAAtaggaggagggggaagcagTGGGGGATCATCTGGAGGCTGCAGCGGAGGATCCTCAGGCTATGGCATGGGAGGAGGCTATGGTGGTGGCAGTGGGGGATCAGGCCAGAAGATCATTGTGAGCTCCGGAGGTGGCGGAGGTGGCTCATCCGGATGCTGCAGTGGGGGATCCAGTGGTGGATCTTCAGGAGGCAAGATCATAATAGGAGGTGGAGGTAGTGGGGGATCATCTGGATGCTGCAGTGGAGGATTCAGCAGTGGCAGTGGAGGTTCCTCCGGCCATGCAATCATCATCAGCTCCGGAGGAGGCAGCGGAGGGTCCTCCCAGTCCATGAAGCAGAAATACCCCAGTGGCATTCCCAGCATTGAATCCCATCAAACCAAGCAGGCCTGCCAATGGCCCCCCAGCCACCAGAAGTAA
- the LOC136994639 gene encoding loricrin-like, whose translation MGSHQQKGDGQGIPEQSGGCHGSGGRGGSCHGGGGGGSCHSSGEGGSLGYQIQGSSCHSGGGSSSGGAIYQTHISSSSFGGGGGSGGGGGGGGGGGSGHQGQGSICIIGGGGGGGGSGHQGQGPICIGGGGGGGGGGGGGGSGHQGQGPICIGGGGGGSGHQGQGPICIGGGSIGGGGGSGGGSGHQSQGPICIGGGGSGGGGGGSGHQGQGPICIGGGGGGSGSQGQGPICIGGGGGGGGGGGGGGGGSGHQSQGPIYIGGGGGGGGGSGHQGQGPICIGGSGGGSGSQGQGPICIGGGGGGGGGGGGGGGSGHQSQGPIYIGGSGGGGGGSGHQGQGPICIGGGGGGSGSQGQGPICIGGGGGGGGGGGGGGSGHQSQGPIYIGGGGGGGGGGGGSGHQGQGPICIGGGGGGGGGGGSGHQSQGPIYIGGGGGGGSGGGSGHQGQGPICIGGGGGGGGGGGGSGHQSQGPIYIGGGGGGGGGGGSGHQGQGSICIGGGSGGGGGSGHQSQGPICIGGGGGGGGGGGGGGGSSSSGDSSMHQQTQPISWPPQHKHQ comes from the coding sequence ATGGGCTCCCATCAGCAGAAGGGCGATGGCCAAGGGATCCCGGAGCAGTCTGGTGGATGCCATGGCAGTGGTGGCAGAGGAGGATCATGCCATGGGGGTGGCGGAGGAGGATCTTGCCATAGTAGCGGGGAAGGAGGATCTCTAGGCTACCAGATCCAAGGATCATCCTGCCACAgtggaggaggaagcagcagtgGTGGTGCTATCTACCAGACCCACATATCATCCTCCTCcttcggaggaggaggaggttcgggcggcggaggaggcggcggaggaggaggtggtTCAGGCCATCAGGGTCAAGGGTCCATCTGCATTATTGGaggtggtggaggtggtggtggttcaGGCCACCAGGGTCAAGGGCCCATCTGCATTGGAGGAGGAggcggtggaggaggaggaggaggaggtggtggttcAGGCCACCAGGGTCAAGGGCCCATCTGcattggaggaggaggaggtggttcAGGCCACCAGGGTCAGGGGCCCATCTGCATTGGAGGTGGTAGCATAGGAGGAGGTGGTGGAAGTGGTGGTGGTTcaggccaccaaagccagggacCCATCTGCATTGGAGGAGGTGGCAgtggaggaggtggaggtggtTCAGGCCACCAGGGTCAAGGGCCCATCTGCAttggaggaggtggaggtggtTCAGGCAGCCAGGGTCAAGGGCCCATCTGCATTGGAGGAGGAggcggtggaggaggaggaggaggaggaggtggtggtggttcaGGCCACCAAAGCCAAGGACCCATCTACATTGGAGGCGgtggaggaggtggaggtggtTCAGGCCACCAGGGTCAAGGGCCCATCTGCATTGGAGGAAGTGGAGGTGGTTCAGGCAGCCAGGGTCAAGGGCCCATCTGCATTGGAGGAGGAggcggtggaggaggaggaggaggaggtggtggtggttcaGGCCACCAAAGCCAAGGACCCATCTACATTGGAGGCAgtggaggaggtggaggtggaTCAGGCCACCAGGGTCAGGGGCCCATCTGCAttggaggaggtggaggtggtTCAGGCAGCCAGGGTCAAGGGCCCATCTGCATTGggggaggtggtggaggaggaggaggaggaggtggtggtggttcaGGCCACCAAAGCCAAGGACCCATCTACAttggaggtggtggaggaggaggtggaggtggaggtggaTCAGGCCACCAGGGTCAGGGGCCCATCTGCATTGggggaggtggtggaggaggaggaggtggtggttcAGGCCACCAAAGCCAAGGACCCATCTACAttggaggtggtggaggaggaggaagtggaggtGGTTCAGGCCACCAGGGTCAAGGGCCCATCTGTATTGggggaggtggtggaggaggaggaggtggtggtggttcaGGCCACCAAAGCCAAGGACCCATCTACAttggaggtggtggaggaggaggaggtggaggtggtTCAGGCCACCAGGGTCAAGGGTCCATCTGCATTGGGGGAGGCAGTGGAGGAGGAGGTGGTTCAGGCCACCAAAGCCAAGGGCCCATCTGCattggaggaggtggaggaggaggaggaggaggaggaggaggaggtggttcATCCAGCTCTGGAGATTCATCCATGCATCAGCAGACCCAGCCAATCTCCTGGCCACCACAGCATAAACACCAGTAG